One Brassica napus cultivar Da-Ae chromosome C2, Da-Ae, whole genome shotgun sequence DNA window includes the following coding sequences:
- the LOC106388087 gene encoding E3 ubiquitin-protein ligase MIEL1-like isoform X7 → MEDSPNDRLHFGIMGFGCEHYRRRCQIRAPCCNEVFPCRHCHNETTSTLRNIFDRHELVRQDVKHVICSVCDTEQPVTNYSHHYNYSYEMITQCFYQTEKEQFHCDDCGICRVGGRENFFHCKKCGSCYGIGLRNNHRCVEDSMRHHCPICYEYLFDSLKETTVMKCGHTMHCDCYHEMLKRDKFCCPICSRSVIDMSKTWQRMDEEVEAISMPSDYRDKKVWILCNDCNDTTQVYFHIIGQKCGHCRSYNTRAVAPPVLPQ, encoded by the exons ATGGAAGATTCACCCAATGATCGCCTTCATTTTGGCATCATGGGTTTCGG GTGTGAGCATTACAGGAGGAGATGCCAAATCAGAGCTCCTTGTTGCAACGAAGTCTTCCCTTGTCGCCATTGTCATAACGAGACCACT AGCACTTTGCGGAATATTTTCGACCGTCATGAGCTTGTTCGTCAAGACGTTAAACAT gTGATTTGTTCGGTTTGCGATACAGAGCAGCCGGTAACTAACTATTCTCATCACTATAACTATTCTTATGAGATGATCACTCAATGTTTCTATCAG ACTGAAAAAGAACAGTTCCATTGTGATGACTGTGGAATCTGTAG AGTTGGTGGGCGTGAGAACTTTTTCCATTGCAAGAAGTGTG GATCTTGTTATGGGATTGGTCTGCGCAACAACCACCGCTGCGTGGAGGATTCAATGCGACATCACTGTCCCATTTGTTACGAG TATCTGTTTGACTCCCTTAAAGAAACTACAGTGATGAAATGCGGACACACAATGCACTGTGATTGCTACCATGAGATGCTCAAACGTGACAA ATTTTGTTGTCCGATTTGCTCGAGGTCAGTGATTGATATGTCCAAAACATGGCAGAGGATGGATGAAGAG GTCGAAGCCATTTCTATGCCTTCAGATTACCGTGACAAGAAG GTTTGGATACTATGCAATGACTGTAACGACACAACACAAGTATACTTCCACATAATCGGACAGAAATGTGGACATTGTAGATCTTACAACACTAGAGCGGTCGCACCTCCCGTTCTTCCTCAATGA
- the LOC106388087 gene encoding E3 ubiquitin-protein ligase MIEL1-like isoform X9 codes for MEDSPNDRLHFGIMGFGCEHYRRRCQIRAPCCNEVFPCRHCHNETTTILPLLKQSTLRNIFDRHELVRQDVKHVICSVCDTEQPTEKEQFHCDDCGICRVGGRENFFHCKKCGSCYGIGLRNNHRCVEDSMRHHCPICYEYLFDSLKETTVMKCGHTMHCDCYHEMLKRDKFCCPICSRSVIDMSKTWQRMDEEVEAISMPSDYRDKKVWILCNDCNDTTQVYFHIIGQKCGHCRSYNTRAVAPPVLPQ; via the exons ATGGAAGATTCACCCAATGATCGCCTTCATTTTGGCATCATGGGTTTCGG GTGTGAGCATTACAGGAGGAGATGCCAAATCAGAGCTCCTTGTTGCAACGAAGTCTTCCCTTGTCGCCATTGTCATAACGAGACCACT accatCCTTCCTTTGTTAAAACAGAGCACTTTGCGGAATATTTTCGACCGTCATGAGCTTGTTCGTCAAGACGTTAAACAT gTGATTTGTTCGGTTTGCGATACAGAGCAGCCG ACTGAAAAAGAACAGTTCCATTGTGATGACTGTGGAATCTGTAG AGTTGGTGGGCGTGAGAACTTTTTCCATTGCAAGAAGTGTG GATCTTGTTATGGGATTGGTCTGCGCAACAACCACCGCTGCGTGGAGGATTCAATGCGACATCACTGTCCCATTTGTTACGAG TATCTGTTTGACTCCCTTAAAGAAACTACAGTGATGAAATGCGGACACACAATGCACTGTGATTGCTACCATGAGATGCTCAAACGTGACAA ATTTTGTTGTCCGATTTGCTCGAGGTCAGTGATTGATATGTCCAAAACATGGCAGAGGATGGATGAAGAG GTCGAAGCCATTTCTATGCCTTCAGATTACCGTGACAAGAAG GTTTGGATACTATGCAATGACTGTAACGACACAACACAAGTATACTTCCACATAATCGGACAGAAATGTGGACATTGTAGATCTTACAACACTAGAGCGGTCGCACCTCCCGTTCTTCCTCAATGA
- the LOC106388087 gene encoding E3 ubiquitin-protein ligase MIEL1-like isoform X2 yields MEDSPNDRLHFGIMGFGCEHYRRRCQIRAPCCNEVFPCRHCHNETTSTLRNIFDRHELVRQDVKHVICSVCDTEQPVTNYSHHYNYSYEMITQCFYQVAQVCSNCGVNMGEYFCNICKFYDDNTEKEQFHCDDCGICRVGGRENFFHCKKCGSCYGIGLRNNHRCVEDSMRHHCPICYEYLFDSLKETTVMKCGHTMHCDCYHEMLKRDKFCCPICSRSVIDMSKTWQRMDEEVEAISMPSDYRDKKVWILCNDCNDTTQVYFHIIGQKCGHCRSYNTRAVAPPVLPQ; encoded by the exons ATGGAAGATTCACCCAATGATCGCCTTCATTTTGGCATCATGGGTTTCGG GTGTGAGCATTACAGGAGGAGATGCCAAATCAGAGCTCCTTGTTGCAACGAAGTCTTCCCTTGTCGCCATTGTCATAACGAGACCACT AGCACTTTGCGGAATATTTTCGACCGTCATGAGCTTGTTCGTCAAGACGTTAAACAT gTGATTTGTTCGGTTTGCGATACAGAGCAGCCGGTAACTAACTATTCTCATCACTATAACTATTCTTATGAGATGATCACTCAATGTTTCTATCAGGTAGCTCAAGTATGCTCCAACTGTGGTGTCAACATGGGAGAATACTTTTGCAATATCTGCAAGTTCTATGATGATAAT ACTGAAAAAGAACAGTTCCATTGTGATGACTGTGGAATCTGTAG AGTTGGTGGGCGTGAGAACTTTTTCCATTGCAAGAAGTGTG GATCTTGTTATGGGATTGGTCTGCGCAACAACCACCGCTGCGTGGAGGATTCAATGCGACATCACTGTCCCATTTGTTACGAG TATCTGTTTGACTCCCTTAAAGAAACTACAGTGATGAAATGCGGACACACAATGCACTGTGATTGCTACCATGAGATGCTCAAACGTGACAA ATTTTGTTGTCCGATTTGCTCGAGGTCAGTGATTGATATGTCCAAAACATGGCAGAGGATGGATGAAGAG GTCGAAGCCATTTCTATGCCTTCAGATTACCGTGACAAGAAG GTTTGGATACTATGCAATGACTGTAACGACACAACACAAGTATACTTCCACATAATCGGACAGAAATGTGGACATTGTAGATCTTACAACACTAGAGCGGTCGCACCTCCCGTTCTTCCTCAATGA
- the LOC106388087 gene encoding E3 ubiquitin-protein ligase MIEL1-like isoform X6: MEDSPNDRLHFGIMGFGCEHYRRRCQIRAPCCNEVFPCRHCHNETTTILPLLKQSTLRNIFDRHELVRQDVKHVICSVCDTEQPVFDSNHCSFLSCFKTEKEQFHCDDCGICRVGGRENFFHCKKCGSCYGIGLRNNHRCVEDSMRHHCPICYEYLFDSLKETTVMKCGHTMHCDCYHEMLKRDKFCCPICSRSVIDMSKTWQRMDEEVEAISMPSDYRDKKVWILCNDCNDTTQVYFHIIGQKCGHCRSYNTRAVAPPVLPQ, from the exons ATGGAAGATTCACCCAATGATCGCCTTCATTTTGGCATCATGGGTTTCGG GTGTGAGCATTACAGGAGGAGATGCCAAATCAGAGCTCCTTGTTGCAACGAAGTCTTCCCTTGTCGCCATTGTCATAACGAGACCACT accatCCTTCCTTTGTTAAAACAGAGCACTTTGCGGAATATTTTCGACCGTCATGAGCTTGTTCGTCAAGACGTTAAACAT gTGATTTGTTCGGTTTGCGATACAGAGCAGCCG GTTTTTGATTCTAATCATTGCTCCTTTTTGTCCTGTTTCAAGACTGAAAAAGAACAGTTCCATTGTGATGACTGTGGAATCTGTAG AGTTGGTGGGCGTGAGAACTTTTTCCATTGCAAGAAGTGTG GATCTTGTTATGGGATTGGTCTGCGCAACAACCACCGCTGCGTGGAGGATTCAATGCGACATCACTGTCCCATTTGTTACGAG TATCTGTTTGACTCCCTTAAAGAAACTACAGTGATGAAATGCGGACACACAATGCACTGTGATTGCTACCATGAGATGCTCAAACGTGACAA ATTTTGTTGTCCGATTTGCTCGAGGTCAGTGATTGATATGTCCAAAACATGGCAGAGGATGGATGAAGAG GTCGAAGCCATTTCTATGCCTTCAGATTACCGTGACAAGAAG GTTTGGATACTATGCAATGACTGTAACGACACAACACAAGTATACTTCCACATAATCGGACAGAAATGTGGACATTGTAGATCTTACAACACTAGAGCGGTCGCACCTCCCGTTCTTCCTCAATGA
- the LOC106388087 gene encoding E3 ubiquitin-protein ligase MIEL1-like isoform X4 yields the protein MEDSPNDRLHFGIMGFGCEHYRRRCQIRAPCCNEVFPCRHCHNETTTILPLLKQSTLRNIFDRHELVRQDVKHVICSVCDTEQPVTNYSHHYNYSYEMITQCFYQTEKEQFHCDDCGICRVGGRENFFHCKKCGSCYGIGLRNNHRCVEDSMRHHCPICYEYLFDSLKETTVMKCGHTMHCDCYHEMLKRDKFCCPICSRSVIDMSKTWQRMDEEVEAISMPSDYRDKKVWILCNDCNDTTQVYFHIIGQKCGHCRSYNTRAVAPPVLPQ from the exons ATGGAAGATTCACCCAATGATCGCCTTCATTTTGGCATCATGGGTTTCGG GTGTGAGCATTACAGGAGGAGATGCCAAATCAGAGCTCCTTGTTGCAACGAAGTCTTCCCTTGTCGCCATTGTCATAACGAGACCACT accatCCTTCCTTTGTTAAAACAGAGCACTTTGCGGAATATTTTCGACCGTCATGAGCTTGTTCGTCAAGACGTTAAACAT gTGATTTGTTCGGTTTGCGATACAGAGCAGCCGGTAACTAACTATTCTCATCACTATAACTATTCTTATGAGATGATCACTCAATGTTTCTATCAG ACTGAAAAAGAACAGTTCCATTGTGATGACTGTGGAATCTGTAG AGTTGGTGGGCGTGAGAACTTTTTCCATTGCAAGAAGTGTG GATCTTGTTATGGGATTGGTCTGCGCAACAACCACCGCTGCGTGGAGGATTCAATGCGACATCACTGTCCCATTTGTTACGAG TATCTGTTTGACTCCCTTAAAGAAACTACAGTGATGAAATGCGGACACACAATGCACTGTGATTGCTACCATGAGATGCTCAAACGTGACAA ATTTTGTTGTCCGATTTGCTCGAGGTCAGTGATTGATATGTCCAAAACATGGCAGAGGATGGATGAAGAG GTCGAAGCCATTTCTATGCCTTCAGATTACCGTGACAAGAAG GTTTGGATACTATGCAATGACTGTAACGACACAACACAAGTATACTTCCACATAATCGGACAGAAATGTGGACATTGTAGATCTTACAACACTAGAGCGGTCGCACCTCCCGTTCTTCCTCAATGA
- the LOC106388087 gene encoding E3 ubiquitin-protein ligase MIEL1-like isoform X1, translated as MEDSPNDRLHFGIMGFGCEHYRRRCQIRAPCCNEVFPCRHCHNETTTILPLLKQSTLRNIFDRHELVRQDVKHVICSVCDTEQPVTNYSHHYNYSYEMITQCFYQVAQVCSNCGVNMGEYFCNICKFYDDNTEKEQFHCDDCGICRVGGRENFFHCKKCGSCYGIGLRNNHRCVEDSMRHHCPICYEYLFDSLKETTVMKCGHTMHCDCYHEMLKRDKFCCPICSRSVIDMSKTWQRMDEEVEAISMPSDYRDKKVWILCNDCNDTTQVYFHIIGQKCGHCRSYNTRAVAPPVLPQ; from the exons ATGGAAGATTCACCCAATGATCGCCTTCATTTTGGCATCATGGGTTTCGG GTGTGAGCATTACAGGAGGAGATGCCAAATCAGAGCTCCTTGTTGCAACGAAGTCTTCCCTTGTCGCCATTGTCATAACGAGACCACT accatCCTTCCTTTGTTAAAACAGAGCACTTTGCGGAATATTTTCGACCGTCATGAGCTTGTTCGTCAAGACGTTAAACAT gTGATTTGTTCGGTTTGCGATACAGAGCAGCCGGTAACTAACTATTCTCATCACTATAACTATTCTTATGAGATGATCACTCAATGTTTCTATCAGGTAGCTCAAGTATGCTCCAACTGTGGTGTCAACATGGGAGAATACTTTTGCAATATCTGCAAGTTCTATGATGATAAT ACTGAAAAAGAACAGTTCCATTGTGATGACTGTGGAATCTGTAG AGTTGGTGGGCGTGAGAACTTTTTCCATTGCAAGAAGTGTG GATCTTGTTATGGGATTGGTCTGCGCAACAACCACCGCTGCGTGGAGGATTCAATGCGACATCACTGTCCCATTTGTTACGAG TATCTGTTTGACTCCCTTAAAGAAACTACAGTGATGAAATGCGGACACACAATGCACTGTGATTGCTACCATGAGATGCTCAAACGTGACAA ATTTTGTTGTCCGATTTGCTCGAGGTCAGTGATTGATATGTCCAAAACATGGCAGAGGATGGATGAAGAG GTCGAAGCCATTTCTATGCCTTCAGATTACCGTGACAAGAAG GTTTGGATACTATGCAATGACTGTAACGACACAACACAAGTATACTTCCACATAATCGGACAGAAATGTGGACATTGTAGATCTTACAACACTAGAGCGGTCGCACCTCCCGTTCTTCCTCAATGA
- the LOC106388087 gene encoding E3 ubiquitin-protein ligase MIEL1-like isoform X5, giving the protein MEDSPNDRLHFGIMGFGCEHYRRRCQIRAPCCNEVFPCRHCHNETTSTLRNIFDRHELVRQDVKHVICSVCDTEQPVAQVCSNCGVNMGEYFCNICKFYDDNTEKEQFHCDDCGICRVGGRENFFHCKKCGSCYGIGLRNNHRCVEDSMRHHCPICYEYLFDSLKETTVMKCGHTMHCDCYHEMLKRDKFCCPICSRSVIDMSKTWQRMDEEVEAISMPSDYRDKKVWILCNDCNDTTQVYFHIIGQKCGHCRSYNTRAVAPPVLPQ; this is encoded by the exons ATGGAAGATTCACCCAATGATCGCCTTCATTTTGGCATCATGGGTTTCGG GTGTGAGCATTACAGGAGGAGATGCCAAATCAGAGCTCCTTGTTGCAACGAAGTCTTCCCTTGTCGCCATTGTCATAACGAGACCACT AGCACTTTGCGGAATATTTTCGACCGTCATGAGCTTGTTCGTCAAGACGTTAAACAT gTGATTTGTTCGGTTTGCGATACAGAGCAGCCG GTAGCTCAAGTATGCTCCAACTGTGGTGTCAACATGGGAGAATACTTTTGCAATATCTGCAAGTTCTATGATGATAAT ACTGAAAAAGAACAGTTCCATTGTGATGACTGTGGAATCTGTAG AGTTGGTGGGCGTGAGAACTTTTTCCATTGCAAGAAGTGTG GATCTTGTTATGGGATTGGTCTGCGCAACAACCACCGCTGCGTGGAGGATTCAATGCGACATCACTGTCCCATTTGTTACGAG TATCTGTTTGACTCCCTTAAAGAAACTACAGTGATGAAATGCGGACACACAATGCACTGTGATTGCTACCATGAGATGCTCAAACGTGACAA ATTTTGTTGTCCGATTTGCTCGAGGTCAGTGATTGATATGTCCAAAACATGGCAGAGGATGGATGAAGAG GTCGAAGCCATTTCTATGCCTTCAGATTACCGTGACAAGAAG GTTTGGATACTATGCAATGACTGTAACGACACAACACAAGTATACTTCCACATAATCGGACAGAAATGTGGACATTGTAGATCTTACAACACTAGAGCGGTCGCACCTCCCGTTCTTCCTCAATGA
- the LOC106388087 gene encoding E3 ubiquitin-protein ligase MIEL1-like isoform X10 → MEDSPNDRLHFGIMGFGCEHYRRRCQIRAPCCNEVFPCRHCHNETTSTLRNIFDRHELVRQDVKHVICSVCDTEQPTEKEQFHCDDCGICRVGGRENFFHCKKCGSCYGIGLRNNHRCVEDSMRHHCPICYEYLFDSLKETTVMKCGHTMHCDCYHEMLKRDKFCCPICSRSVIDMSKTWQRMDEEVEAISMPSDYRDKKVWILCNDCNDTTQVYFHIIGQKCGHCRSYNTRAVAPPVLPQ, encoded by the exons ATGGAAGATTCACCCAATGATCGCCTTCATTTTGGCATCATGGGTTTCGG GTGTGAGCATTACAGGAGGAGATGCCAAATCAGAGCTCCTTGTTGCAACGAAGTCTTCCCTTGTCGCCATTGTCATAACGAGACCACT AGCACTTTGCGGAATATTTTCGACCGTCATGAGCTTGTTCGTCAAGACGTTAAACAT gTGATTTGTTCGGTTTGCGATACAGAGCAGCCG ACTGAAAAAGAACAGTTCCATTGTGATGACTGTGGAATCTGTAG AGTTGGTGGGCGTGAGAACTTTTTCCATTGCAAGAAGTGTG GATCTTGTTATGGGATTGGTCTGCGCAACAACCACCGCTGCGTGGAGGATTCAATGCGACATCACTGTCCCATTTGTTACGAG TATCTGTTTGACTCCCTTAAAGAAACTACAGTGATGAAATGCGGACACACAATGCACTGTGATTGCTACCATGAGATGCTCAAACGTGACAA ATTTTGTTGTCCGATTTGCTCGAGGTCAGTGATTGATATGTCCAAAACATGGCAGAGGATGGATGAAGAG GTCGAAGCCATTTCTATGCCTTCAGATTACCGTGACAAGAAG GTTTGGATACTATGCAATGACTGTAACGACACAACACAAGTATACTTCCACATAATCGGACAGAAATGTGGACATTGTAGATCTTACAACACTAGAGCGGTCGCACCTCCCGTTCTTCCTCAATGA
- the LOC106388087 gene encoding E3 ubiquitin-protein ligase MIEL1-like isoform X3: MEDSPNDRLHFGIMGFGCEHYRRRCQIRAPCCNEVFPCRHCHNETTTILPLLKQSTLRNIFDRHELVRQDVKHVICSVCDTEQPVAQVCSNCGVNMGEYFCNICKFYDDNTEKEQFHCDDCGICRVGGRENFFHCKKCGSCYGIGLRNNHRCVEDSMRHHCPICYEYLFDSLKETTVMKCGHTMHCDCYHEMLKRDKFCCPICSRSVIDMSKTWQRMDEEVEAISMPSDYRDKKVWILCNDCNDTTQVYFHIIGQKCGHCRSYNTRAVAPPVLPQ, from the exons ATGGAAGATTCACCCAATGATCGCCTTCATTTTGGCATCATGGGTTTCGG GTGTGAGCATTACAGGAGGAGATGCCAAATCAGAGCTCCTTGTTGCAACGAAGTCTTCCCTTGTCGCCATTGTCATAACGAGACCACT accatCCTTCCTTTGTTAAAACAGAGCACTTTGCGGAATATTTTCGACCGTCATGAGCTTGTTCGTCAAGACGTTAAACAT gTGATTTGTTCGGTTTGCGATACAGAGCAGCCG GTAGCTCAAGTATGCTCCAACTGTGGTGTCAACATGGGAGAATACTTTTGCAATATCTGCAAGTTCTATGATGATAAT ACTGAAAAAGAACAGTTCCATTGTGATGACTGTGGAATCTGTAG AGTTGGTGGGCGTGAGAACTTTTTCCATTGCAAGAAGTGTG GATCTTGTTATGGGATTGGTCTGCGCAACAACCACCGCTGCGTGGAGGATTCAATGCGACATCACTGTCCCATTTGTTACGAG TATCTGTTTGACTCCCTTAAAGAAACTACAGTGATGAAATGCGGACACACAATGCACTGTGATTGCTACCATGAGATGCTCAAACGTGACAA ATTTTGTTGTCCGATTTGCTCGAGGTCAGTGATTGATATGTCCAAAACATGGCAGAGGATGGATGAAGAG GTCGAAGCCATTTCTATGCCTTCAGATTACCGTGACAAGAAG GTTTGGATACTATGCAATGACTGTAACGACACAACACAAGTATACTTCCACATAATCGGACAGAAATGTGGACATTGTAGATCTTACAACACTAGAGCGGTCGCACCTCCCGTTCTTCCTCAATGA
- the LOC106387069 gene encoding uncharacterized protein LOC106387069 has translation MGGMCMSSCCSGGGGGGDDGSSLLLHLLIMVVVCLSVMAVCTSNERRTSVRVARCR, from the coding sequence ATGGGTGGGATGTGCATGTCTTCGTGTtgtagtggtggtggtggtggtggcgacGATGGTTCTAGTTTACTATTACATCTCCTCATCATGGTGGTCGTCTGCCTCTCTGTCATGGCTGTCTGCACCTCCAACGAACGCCGTACATCCGTTCGTGTTGCCCGGTGCCGTTGA
- the LOC106388087 gene encoding E3 ubiquitin-protein ligase MIEL1-like isoform X8 has translation MEDSPNDRLHFGIMGFGCEHYRRRCQIRAPCCNEVFPCRHCHNETTSTLRNIFDRHELVRQDVKHVICSVCDTEQPVFDSNHCSFLSCFKTEKEQFHCDDCGICRVGGRENFFHCKKCGSCYGIGLRNNHRCVEDSMRHHCPICYEYLFDSLKETTVMKCGHTMHCDCYHEMLKRDKFCCPICSRSVIDMSKTWQRMDEEVEAISMPSDYRDKKVWILCNDCNDTTQVYFHIIGQKCGHCRSYNTRAVAPPVLPQ, from the exons ATGGAAGATTCACCCAATGATCGCCTTCATTTTGGCATCATGGGTTTCGG GTGTGAGCATTACAGGAGGAGATGCCAAATCAGAGCTCCTTGTTGCAACGAAGTCTTCCCTTGTCGCCATTGTCATAACGAGACCACT AGCACTTTGCGGAATATTTTCGACCGTCATGAGCTTGTTCGTCAAGACGTTAAACAT gTGATTTGTTCGGTTTGCGATACAGAGCAGCCG GTTTTTGATTCTAATCATTGCTCCTTTTTGTCCTGTTTCAAGACTGAAAAAGAACAGTTCCATTGTGATGACTGTGGAATCTGTAG AGTTGGTGGGCGTGAGAACTTTTTCCATTGCAAGAAGTGTG GATCTTGTTATGGGATTGGTCTGCGCAACAACCACCGCTGCGTGGAGGATTCAATGCGACATCACTGTCCCATTTGTTACGAG TATCTGTTTGACTCCCTTAAAGAAACTACAGTGATGAAATGCGGACACACAATGCACTGTGATTGCTACCATGAGATGCTCAAACGTGACAA ATTTTGTTGTCCGATTTGCTCGAGGTCAGTGATTGATATGTCCAAAACATGGCAGAGGATGGATGAAGAG GTCGAAGCCATTTCTATGCCTTCAGATTACCGTGACAAGAAG GTTTGGATACTATGCAATGACTGTAACGACACAACACAAGTATACTTCCACATAATCGGACAGAAATGTGGACATTGTAGATCTTACAACACTAGAGCGGTCGCACCTCCCGTTCTTCCTCAATGA